In Montipora capricornis isolate CH-2021 chromosome 4, ASM3666992v2, whole genome shotgun sequence, the DNA window tacaagtttacgttttttgtggCCTAGAACTGGGTCCCATACTGTATATAAAGCTAAGCTAAAAAACTCCTTGAAGACAGGACCAAGGAAAGatacaaagaaaaattattttcatcgtTTCATACTAACCTTGTCGCTTAAGCGTAAACCGTTAACATTGCACCAAGAAAGAAAGCTGTCCAAGGTTTCATCCATCCCGAGCATCCTTCGTGGATAGGTGGTTTCAGAGGCTACAGAAGGAGTGGGTCACGGTAAAAATTTAGCCTTTCTGGAGTAGGGTTGAAATGAAACGTTTTCATAGCAAACGCCATTAAAGTTGGATGTTATTCTTTAGTGTAgcgtttttttcatttccttttataGAGCCTTaaaaggttgtttttttttttcaaattaaacaccctttatattttttttacgtACAGCATTCAGGAAACAAATCGCATCCAAAGCCTACCCTACAATGGAGAAGAATTGACCTTACTCttgatccaacatggcggacgaaGCTGTTCGTTGATGATATGTCTCTTCTTGGTCTTGTTCCAGATTACGGCAGTGACTCCAGTAGTTCTTCTGAATCTGATCAAGATGACAATAATGTAGCCGATGAAAGAGGAGATGCTGGTAATTGTAAATATGTTGATAGTAAGCCAGAGGAACCCCAGAACAATCAAATACCACTTCCTTTGCCAACAATAGATCTCGCCGAAATTTCAACATTGAGCACAAAGGATTTAAACCCGCGAGCATGCCAAACGTCGTCCGTTTTCTTTAACCCATATCTTGCTGCAGAGAAACAGAGACTTTCCGTTCTTGAGAAACACGTACATCTTTCAGAGAGCAAAACAGAAGATCCTCGCAGCAAACAAGTGTGTTTCAAGTTTCAGAAAGGTCGCTGCAGATTAGGAGACAAGTGCAAGTTTTTCCATGGCTTAATAAATGTACCCAACGCTGAGCTTGGCATAGCCCCAAACCTTACAAATACAGCGACGAATTATGAGCCAGACAAAGATGAGGACAGCTGGGAACcgcaaaggagaaaaaaaagaaaaacaggcaTCAGTGACTCTCTTGTCCCACCAAAGCGCGCGATGCAAGCTTAcgaaaaacaaagagaaagtGAAAAACCTTGGTCAAGAGCATGAAACTTTTCCTGGATGTATATCactggaaaaaataacagattcccatttttggctATTTTAGTGCATTTAaagaataccaacaaaaatcccaaatttggaagagtgagacaagtcccagtcagggaacttggttgggaattccctggttgggacttgtctcactttgccaaatttgggatttttattggtattctttaaataccctaaaatatccaaaaatgggaatctgttattttttcctgtgtatAAAACAAACTTATTGGGGGAGCTTTATTAATtataagaatgttttttttttccacaactGATGAACGACTTGCTCTCCACTACCACTTGCGGCAGTGGTGCCAGAGAGAGGGACAATTTTTGCGGTTTATTTTTAGTTGTAGaaggttactttccaaaagcaTTGCGGGTTTATTAAACTAATGAAAAACTTTTCTAAGCACAGTATACTTGCAGAGTAACTTTATCTTTGTGAATGTTATATAAAACCATTACGTTGATGACAGTAATTATAGGAACGGTCAGTATAAagtgcagactgcagactgggtctaaaatgcagactgacGCCTAGGCCTAGGCCTGGAAAAGAGGCCTATTTTGCACCATAGTCTGCATTTTAGACcctgtctgcagtctgcagtctgcattttatactgactgGTTACAGGAAGAGCATGTGTAGTTGCGTCTATCGTCCAGTTCATGTTCCACGACATCCGTTGGAACTAAATCTACCAAGCTATAGCTGATAGTTCCATACTGCATCCATCGCAGGCATCTGGTTTTCCTACACACAAAGCcatttggaaatcaaaagcagcTGACGACCATAGATGGTTTTCTCCtgacgtcacagtggccatgttGGCACACAGAACAATggggaaaaaagtattttgggaatttgactctattaatTTATAATGCAAAagatgagccataatttgctattgttttgtacaccagtATGGCTCTCTCATCACGtaattgaaaaccatctatacagaacaaaagcaaaaaagattCAACACAGCAGTTTAAGGTTGGAAATTAGTTAAACAACACAAATGGAACGAAGTGCGCGGAAACTCATTGATGTGGTTAACAGTCCATTGCTATTGCATGGTATTGTTGTCTAAGTGTTAAAAATACTCAACCTCAAAATAGCGCAATTGGCGAGGAAAATGAAATTAATCATTGCTTTAAACGTTATTCTTAGAGATTGCATTTTTCAAAACTCTGTGGCTGAGGTTTCTGTAAAAGGTGGTTACTGGCCGTCTACAGCCGCCTGCACGGCCTCTTTTATCCATTTGTTTAGCTTTAGACCAGGCTCTTGTGTTTGGGTTCGAGCTGCGATCAACACCGCCAGGAGTTAATGAGTAgcagcttgcctctcccatacatGCATGTCCTATCAGTCAACCTTTGCGTGcctctttctatttttagaatgccACAAGTTCCTCGGCTCTGTACGTACTGTTTAGAATTGCTAATCAGAAAGACCAAAATACcacaaacaatgtatgcaaattgtgcaaattgatgtaaatgtgagtctcctgctgaagggttggttctaaaTATAGAAAGATACGCGGAAAGGTTGACTAAACTCAAAGATATAGTGCATAGGGAGGCTCCTAtactcatgggttcctgacacCGCCTAGTCCACCATCGCCAGCCGCTTATggaaaaagttattgaaacctcTGTTCTGTGGTAGGTTTTATTACCCATGCTGTTTGCAAAAAGTTGGGCACAAAGTTCCCAGAGTTGTGCCGTGATCTACGAAGGAAGTAACGGCTGTGATGGCCCCGCCAGCAACTTAAAGCTTGATAAACCGAtgtaaaatattaaataatttcCATGAAACGAATCTTGATTGCCAGGCCTTGTGTACCACTTTGCCTCAGAAAAGGAAGGCTACGTGAAACTCTCAGTTGATTTCCCCTCCTACAGCTGAGTTTATCAAACTGATTTTAGCTTTTggattaaaatatttaaaagtttTCCCAGAAACGAAAGTCCGAGAATTCTGCAAATGCAGCTGGAGGACTTTCAACGTAATCAATTTTCTCATCAACCAATAACGTATCGGAACAGGATTCTTGCATCGTGTTTAGTGTCGAAATCTGTAAGAGGTCTTCTATCGGTTTTCCGACTTTTTCTGGTGGTAGTTTTGGAATTTCCAATCCTTTTCGCCAAATTGGTTTTCTACGTATATCCACTATAACGATCTCTTCTTCAAACTCGTCGTATTCTTCATCAgaatcatcttcatcttcatctacGGACGCAATTACTTCCGTTTTgttgagtttgtttttttccttctggACTTTCTCCTCTTTTTCGTTTACTTTGGATACTTTTCTTTTTGGTGCATAATCGCTCGGATATTTCAACAATTCGGCAATGTGGAGAATGTCCACATCATTAAGCTTTTTCTTAGAGGATTCTACCTCTTGCTTTTGCTGTGCCACAGCAAAACCGGGTTTTTCAAATCGAGGCTTTTCCTTCATGACAATCACGAACTGCTGTTTAACTCGGGCACCGGCAGATTTCGTGAAATGTTCGATAAACCTTCGGTTCTTGTTCCCTCTACCGATTATCTTCGACGACACTGAGAGCTCGTATACCGTGCTACAATGGTCGTTCCAACTTGAGATAGAAAACGACTCTGAAGACATCTTTGAAACTGCATACAATTTGACATTACGCAAATTGACATCATTTCTCAGGAATACAGATGGGTGTTTGGCTGCCATTTCAACCAGGCTTTGGTTTTGTTTAGACCccttttcaaaatttgttaAACTTGTTTCTGACGTTACCACTGTTTTCTTCGTAACTCCCAATCCACCTCGGTAGCTATACTCCATAACTCCAGAATTGCCGCAATACAAATGACTTAACTAAAGTTATTCGTGCTGTTTTGTGTTTATTTGGTCTCACTCGAATGCGTTTTCTCCAAACCTCTAAAACGCTTTTTGTCAAATTTATGTAGGCTAGATCAGTGAGTTTGCGTTCTATCCACTTGTAAAcgatttccttttgtttctggTCGAATTTCTTCACGTTTGCAGCCAGTACAGAACACCTTTACAGGCctgaagaaaataataaaacagacCTTCAATCGATAATTAAATCATTACGATTAAATATGTTAACGAACAGTTAATTGGTTCTTCCCTTGGTGATGCGAATGACTCACCGTTGATGCCTTCAACTTTGGTAAGGTTTTTGAGTAAACTCCGAGgtttaatttttggccaaatctTTGCATGCGTGAAGATTCAAGGCACAATAAATCTACCCGAGGAGAGTGTTCAAATTTCTAATCTTATCTAATACTTTGTTATATTACGTGCTTCGTCATCTATTGCATTGGTTTGAACACTATGATGGCAATTAAACTGCATACAAGCAATAAAAGCAACAATAACGATCAAGGGAGCGAAAATAGAGGTCGCCCGCAGAGAATATTCCGCACAGGTTCGCACAGAATGAACTGATCAAATCAGTTGACTTGCCGACATGGTCGCAGTGCTATAATTAAGATTTCGCGCCATTTTGCATAATGCAAAGCTGTTCCGTGAGAAAAGACACAGGGTGCCTTTTCCTTCGTTTATCCATTTCCCGTCCAGTGGTGTTTGGTCTTCTTTCACTTTACGGCAAAGAAGAAAAGGATAATTGAAGTGTTAATGAATGACAACTGTGGTTTCCATAATTACCTCACATATGGAGGTATTTAAATTGTTAATCGATTTTAGCTCATCATACAAAGCCGATCGAGGCGACAGTTTGAATGGAGTTACATCACACGCACTGTCACACATGATGTCAGGAGCAAAAATCGTCAATCACTCTAATACTtctaatatcatgttgtgtttAGCAAATTCAAAAGGACAGAGGGAACCAATATCAATTAGGAATAAGGGTGGACTGTCTGACAATCAGTCACGATaacgaaacaaaggaaaaaaacaaatcacctaaaaataaatataaaaaaacaaatcaattatTATTTGTCAAAAGTCAAAAAAATGAGAAGTTACTGGAACAAGATTTGTATCAATGTGGTCTGATGGGTTTTAGGAATCAGACGAATCAGACAAGAAATCCAAACGGTTCCTGCATTGAACCGCTTCAGGGTCTTACTAACAGCTGGAGTTATCTGATTTGGTGTTCCTTCgtcaattttatgtttttggtcGCGCTTAACTCGTCTTTCGCCAATATAATTTCTTTGCCGTGTTCATTCGTGCCATTTTTGGGCTAGAATATGGCTCCCCTTGCTGCTTTCTTGTCCTCTTTCTCTACATTTGTCATGGACGAGAAGaacattgatgcaaaagcatTTTTAGTGACAGGTTCCCGGTCTTCAAAAAAACTAAGAAGGAGTGTTTCCTTCTTCATGAACAATTTGGAGAGCAAATAACACATTTGTTCGTTCAAACAGAAAACGTGACTGTGTTTAAGTGCCAAGTctcaaaaaaaaatggaagacaTTGAGTTCGAACCGGCTTCGAAACTGGAATTTGCCTTGCTTGTTCTTAAAGTTATCGTCAAGCTACACTGAATCCTACATTCATACAAGAAAATACATAAACAAATAGTCGTGTAGTTTCTTACCTTTGTAGGGAGTATAGGTTTCAAACTCCTTCAGCCATTTTGCGGGAGTTCGTCTACGAGTAATTTGCAACCCAACGGACGTATTTCATTGCCTTACTAAAAAGCAGAAATCACGTCTAAAGCAATAAGTTTCAgaacagtttttaggaacaaaTCACAAGACATAAACCACTCTTAAGGACAAAGGCAATTGTTATTCAAAGTGAAGGGATGTCATCACAAGAACGAGATAGCTGTTACTGTTTGCCCAAAGTCGAATTGCCGACCAATTCTTTTAATCTTTCACCAAAGATCCTTTGGAGTTATCTTTGGGTAAGCTCGTTTCTCTGTTAAAATTTGCTTGAAATTGCTTATAATATCATGGAAATATCCCGTGACTGAGTGCTTGAAAGAACGTGTTTTCAGTTTTAATTAGTACCTGTGATGGGTTCACAGGGGTCAATGTATTCTTTAGGAATCAGGGCGGTTAAGTTATCAGTGTGATGCAAATACATTGTCGTATTTATGAATTCTGCTCAAAATACTTTAAAAGTAAAGAAGAACGTGTAGAGAGTCACTTGATGACGAATCTTAAATGAAgttaacaaattaacgcaaatcaaatcaaatgttagtttttgaaaACCAAATGATAATCAAATTGCAGTGCTCTATTCTGCAAAagtggactggcatcccatccaggggggagtagaaatactcctagtcgcttcatgctacagaaaccggagataagcgccggcctgatgggccttctaggctcgtagcagactttattCTGCAAAACGAGACACTTTCGACAAAGTTTAATCTTCCATGGTACAAGCGCTCCATCTGATTAAGAGCCTCTCCCCTCCCTCCCTGGGCTCCCTCCCTGAACAAAAAAATGTGCAACTTTTCTTTCTCGCTAAAAACAGAGAAACAATTATCAAGTGGAACTTACACGCTTAACGCAATGGCATTCATAAAAACCATCTTGAAGTCATCACGATTTTAATCAGTATAATCACGTATCTTCTATTAATCATCCCTACTCCACCTTTCCTGAATCCtcttaatttgaaaaaagaggGGCGCTAATTATGGAATCAAACATATCATCTCTCGAGAAAGAGTACTCGATTGCCAAGTTATGGTATAAGTGACACAGTTATTTGGCTTTACGgagaaggaatttcttcaatCACAATTTATAACGAGGTTGCGATTGCCATAACAATGTGGTTTCAGTTTTGGTACATCAATCGTTATTCAGTTGGACGGTTTTACTTTTTCCTCAATTTCCACCcctttttgtttacaaataacCCGGGAGAGTTCGCTTGTACTGAGGGTTTTTCCGTCATAAACTGTTGAAAAGTTTGATACATCTAAATCAAGTTAAAAAGGTTGCCTCTAACTCTTTACCGTCGCTTGCAACTACCTGTCCACACGCTTGAGAAAAACATGTTCTGCCAGCCATTGcagtcaaaattcaaagttttgacaatcaaacttcaaaggTTACCCGCCCACTTTGGAACGTTTTGGCACCACTCCGCAAACACTTCACCGGAAGCAAAGTCAGCAACACTTACGGGCATTTTGTCTTTTGGAGGTTTTGAAcaccttgcttgaaattactACCTAGTTTATTTATTGTAAACGCCATGTCTTGTCAAACGGTAAATAAATCACCTACGATCATTTGCGCAACTGGCGCCAAAACGTTCCTAAGCGGGTGGGTAAACTTTGAAGTTGAGTGTCAAAacgttgaattttgattggtcggcagaacatgtttttgtcacgCGTATGGACAGGTAGTTGCAAATGACGGTAAATGTTGACTAGAATCTTCTAACTTTTCCTGTGCAAGTttcgagagagagagagagagagagagagagagagagagagagagagagagagagagagagagagagttgtGTAGGTATTTGCTACGAGAAGTGGGTATTTTCTACGGTAGCATTTACTCAAGAGTGCGTACTTGCTACATAGGTAAGTACTTGCTACGGGAGCAGATACCGACGGTGGGTACTTGCTACCAAAAGTAAGTATTTGCTACAGTAGCAAATACCTAAGCTACGTATTTGCTACGTTTGCTACAGTAGCAAATACGTAAGCTAGGTATTTGCTACGTTTGTAAATATGAAGGGTGGGTAGTTGCTACTAAAAGTGAGTATTTGCTACAGAGGAGGGCATTGGCTGCAGTGCAGTGG includes these proteins:
- the LOC138047542 gene encoding uncharacterized protein, with the translated sequence MSLLGLVPDYGSDSSSSSESDQDDNNVADERGDAGNCKYVDSKPEEPQNNQIPLPLPTIDLAEISTLSTKDLNPRACQTSSVFFNPYLAAEKQRLSVLEKHVHLSESKTEDPRSKQVCFKFQKGRCRLGDKCKFFHGLINVPNAELGIAPNLTNTATNYEPDKDEDSWEPQRRKKRKTGISDSLVPPKRAMQAYEKQRESEKPWSRA
- the LOC138047540 gene encoding nesprin-2-like — encoded protein: MEYSYRGGLGVTKKTVVTSETSLTNFEKGSKQNQSLVEMAAKHPSVFLRNDVNLRNVKLYAVSKMSSESFSISSWNDHCSTVYELSVSSKIIGRGNKNRRFIEHFTKSAGARVKQQFVIVMKEKPRFEKPGFAVAQQKQEVESSKKKLNDVDILHIAELLKYPSDYAPKRKVSKVNEKEEKVQKEKNKLNKTEVIASVDEDEDDSDEEYDEFEEEIVIVDIRRKPIWRKGLEIPKLPPEKVGKPIEDLLQISTLNTMQESCSDTLLVDEKIDYVESPPAAFAEFSDFRFWENF